A section of the Pseudomonas fluorescens genome encodes:
- a CDS encoding IS5 family transposase — MKQMSFADAEYAGKRKQTRRERFLIEMDQVVPWKGLIALIEPHYPKGEGGRPAYPLMAMLRVHLMQNWFGYSDPAMEESLYETTILRQFAGLHLDRIPDETTILNFRRLLEKHELAGGILQVINGYLGDRGLLLRQGTVVDATIIHAPSSTKNKDGKRDPEMHQTKKGNQYYFGMKSHIGVDVESGLVHSVVGTAANVADVTQVDQLLHGEETYVSGDAGYTGVEKRAEHQHRQMIWSIAARPSSYKKHAKKSLIGRMRRKIEYAKAQVRAKVEHPFRVIKRQFGYTKVRFRGLVKNTAQQTTLFALSNLWMMRKRLLNAGEVRL, encoded by the coding sequence ATGAAGCAAATGTCTTTCGCTGATGCCGAGTACGCAGGCAAACGTAAGCAGACCCGCCGTGAGCGTTTCCTGATTGAGATGGATCAGGTCGTGCCCTGGAAAGGCCTGATTGCGTTGATCGAGCCGCATTATCCGAAGGGTGAAGGCGGTCGTCCGGCGTATCCGTTGATGGCCATGCTGCGGGTTCATCTGATGCAAAACTGGTTCGGCTACAGCGATCCGGCGATGGAAGAGTCCCTCTACGAAACCACGATTCTGCGCCAGTTTGCCGGGCTGCATTTGGATCGGATTCCGGATGAAACCACGATCCTCAACTTCCGCCGGCTGTTGGAAAAACATGAGCTGGCCGGTGGGATTTTGCAGGTCATCAACGGCTATTTGGGCGACCGAGGTTTGCTGCTGCGTCAGGGAACTGTGGTCGATGCGACGATCATTCATGCGCCCAGTTCGACCAAGAACAAGGACGGTAAACGCGACCCCGAAATGCACCAGACAAAGAAAGGAAATCAGTACTATTTCGGGATGAAATCGCACATCGGTGTCGATGTTGAATCCGGTCTGGTACATAGCGTGGTGGGCACGGCGGCGAATGTGGCGGACGTGACTCAGGTCGATCAGTTGCTGCATGGCGAGGAAACTTACGTCTCTGGCGATGCCGGTTACACCGGCGTGGAGAAGCGTGCGGAGCATCAACATCGCCAGATGATCTGGTCGATCGCAGCGCGCCCCAGCAGCTATAAGAAGCATGCAAAAAAGAGCCTGATCGGTCGCATGCGCCGCAAAATCGAATACGCGAAAGCTCAAGTCCGGGCCAAGGTTGAGCATCCATTCAGGGTGATCAAGCGCCAGTTTGGTTATACGAAAGTCCGCTTCCGAGGCTTGGTGAAAAACACCGCGCAGCAGACCACACTGTTTGCCTTATCGAACCTGTGGATGATGCGAAAACGACTGTTGAATGCAGGCGAGGTGCGCCTGTGA
- a CDS encoding ABC transporter permease encodes MKRLPAIFKRQLSSYLSSPATYFAISTFLITNAALGFHVGNFLEKNPGNLYAFFQFHPWLYIFFIPFISTLLWLDEHKDRAQAFSNSLPVSALELTLGKFLAAWTLCALPLSLNFPLIVTINYLASADNSTIFAQFIGSWLLAGAYLSLACFICVLACNGLIIYGMTLTLLLIASTLSSVLDMLDHQAPIWIIDSLISLNPRLRFSAIDDGLLTLRDTSYFISMIVAFLTATTLTLNFRKG; translated from the coding sequence TTGAAACGTCTACCTGCAATATTCAAACGGCAACTCAGCAGTTACTTATCAAGCCCGGCCACTTATTTCGCCATATCGACATTTTTGATTACCAACGCCGCACTGGGATTTCATGTAGGAAACTTCTTAGAAAAAAACCCAGGCAACTTATATGCTTTTTTTCAGTTCCACCCCTGGCTGTATATTTTTTTTATTCCATTCATTTCAACACTGCTGTGGCTGGATGAGCACAAAGATCGGGCCCAGGCATTTTCCAATTCACTTCCGGTATCAGCCCTTGAACTAACGCTGGGAAAATTCCTGGCTGCATGGACACTTTGCGCCCTGCCCCTTTCATTAAACTTTCCGTTGATAGTCACCATTAACTACCTGGCTTCGGCAGACAACTCAACCATCTTCGCGCAGTTTATCGGCAGTTGGCTATTGGCAGGCGCTTATCTTTCGCTTGCCTGTTTCATCTGCGTACTGGCCTGCAACGGCCTGATCATTTATGGCATGACTTTAACGTTGTTATTGATAGCCAGTACTTTATCGTCGGTGCTGGATATGCTGGATCACCAGGCACCCATTTGGATCATCGACAGTTTAATCTCGCTCAATCCAAGGCTACGTTTCAGCGCCATCGACGACGGCCTGTTGACGCTGCGTGACACCTCTTACTTCATCAGCATGATCGTCGCTTTCCTCACCGCCACCACCCTCACTTTAAATTTCAGAAAAGGCTGA
- the greB gene encoding transcription elongation factor GreB: MSTKLITKEGHEALKKELDYLWREKRPDTTRKVTWAASLGDRSENADYQYNKKLLREIDRRVRYLRKRLEDMRVVEYMPEQEGKVFFGAWVDIENEQGQTKRFRIVGYDEIYERMDYISIDSPMARALLRKEVDDEAIVQTPGGEMCWWITGIEYIK, encoded by the coding sequence TTGAGTACCAAGCTGATTACCAAAGAAGGTCATGAGGCGCTGAAGAAGGAGCTTGATTACCTGTGGCGAGAAAAGCGTCCTGATACCACGCGCAAGGTGACCTGGGCAGCTTCGCTGGGAGATCGCAGCGAAAACGCCGACTACCAGTACAACAAGAAGCTGCTGCGCGAAATCGATCGCCGGGTGCGTTACTTGCGCAAACGCCTGGAAGATATGCGGGTTGTGGAATACATGCCCGAGCAGGAGGGCAAGGTGTTCTTCGGGGCCTGGGTGGATATCGAGAACGAGCAGGGGCAAACCAAGCGTTTTCGGATCGTGGGCTATGACGAGATATATGAACGCATGGACTACATCTCCATCGACTCACCCATGGCCAGGGCCCTGCTGCGCAAAGAGGTAGACGATGAGGCCATTGTGCAGACGCCAGGCGGCGAAATGTGCTGGTGGATTACCGGGATCGAGTACATCAAGTAG
- a CDS encoding ABC transporter ATP-binding protein yields MIEITNLTKKTGRSTVLENLTFSARHRECLGIFGHDAAGKSTLLQLLSGAIPATSGNIKIYDLDISTHPLKTKRIIGYQPESALSHGSMRVKSFLGFIAEIRGFRGLEKRRMVDRAVTRLELWRVLDSPIAALPAGHQRKVALAQAIMHDPRLLLLDEPTEGLDILQKHKVGRLIQSLTDEMTVMIASRNPEEFASVCQRALVLAEGRLLADAPTTELQRSSRHYQAITLATDTPLDLLALAVLPGVAGIEEDRHAEGSVTVLAMPGQTIYPHVNALIANRRWTINTLSLEPGRLSDVIHHMSQEAPN; encoded by the coding sequence ATGATCGAAATCACCAACCTAACAAAAAAAACAGGACGATCGACAGTCCTCGAAAACTTGACATTCAGCGCCCGGCACCGGGAATGCCTGGGAATATTCGGACATGATGCTGCGGGCAAAAGTACGTTACTCCAATTACTCTCAGGTGCGATCCCGGCGACTTCCGGAAATATAAAAATATACGATCTGGATATATCCACGCACCCGCTGAAAACCAAGAGAATAATAGGCTACCAGCCTGAATCTGCACTCAGCCATGGCAGCATGAGGGTTAAGAGTTTTCTGGGGTTCATCGCTGAAATTCGCGGTTTCAGGGGCCTGGAAAAACGTAGGATGGTTGATCGAGCCGTCACCCGCCTGGAGCTTTGGCGCGTACTCGATTCCCCCATCGCCGCCCTGCCTGCGGGGCATCAGCGCAAAGTCGCACTGGCCCAAGCCATTATGCATGACCCCAGGTTGCTGCTGCTCGATGAGCCCACCGAAGGCCTGGACATCCTGCAAAAACACAAGGTCGGGAGGTTGATCCAGTCGCTGACCGACGAGATGACGGTAATGATTGCCTCGCGCAATCCCGAAGAATTCGCCTCTGTCTGTCAGCGGGCGCTGGTCCTGGCGGAGGGCCGCTTGCTCGCCGATGCACCCACCACCGAGCTGCAACGCAGTTCGCGCCATTATCAGGCAATCACCCTCGCGACCGATACGCCCCTGGACCTGCTCGCGCTGGCTGTGCTCCCGGGGGTGGCTGGCATCGAAGAGGACCGGCACGCCGAGGGCAGCGTGACGGTACTTGCGATGCCAGGACAAACCATTTATCCGCATGTCAACGCCCTGATCGCCAATCGTCGCTGGACGATCAATACCTTGAGCCTTGAGCCGGGACGCTTGAGCGATGTAATCCACCATATGAGCCAAGAGGCGCCCAATTGA
- a CDS encoding transglycosylase SLT domain-containing protein, with the protein MIRPSALLMVCLTLLLPTAAVARLDGPLEVTKPGKVRDLAEIRSSRTLRVLVNQSRNSSGEVQGQSIGVEYHRLRAFEHYLNGRARDGQEINLKIIPKAKDQLLGALARGEGDLVAPGELLDVTAAHKISSSEPIASDVPLWLVGLKGERRFTRLEQLSGRTLALTTGSAAGEAVNQINQKLALRKLPPVKVEWVDPSLAVEDVLEMVQAGIFHLTIVERPIAERWSKILPKLRFDKQVAISEPGEEYWFVRQDASMLRASIDRFLKTYKTPSDQDVAFQRIYRRLYQVRYPLARADRQRLEKLRPVLQKHAREQGMDWLNLAALAFKESSLNPAAKSGSGPTGLMQITPSAAQRVGVNNIQTLDSNVQAGARYLALIRRKFFASPKLNERERMAFVLAAYNMGPERVQGMRAEARRRGLNPNQWFFQVERIAMEQVGMGGVSYVNSVNKYYLAFDRERDSLEPVTAKVVSRK; encoded by the coding sequence ATGATCCGACCCTCGGCATTGCTTATGGTGTGCCTGACGCTGCTGCTGCCCACGGCGGCAGTTGCGCGTCTGGACGGGCCGCTGGAAGTGACCAAGCCGGGCAAAGTCCGCGACCTGGCAGAAATCCGCAGCAGCCGCACTTTGCGAGTGCTGGTCAACCAGAGTCGCAATAGCTCCGGTGAGGTCCAGGGGCAGTCCATTGGCGTCGAATACCATCGCCTGCGCGCCTTCGAACACTACCTCAATGGCCGTGCCCGCGATGGCCAGGAAATCAACCTCAAGATCATTCCCAAGGCCAAGGATCAGTTGCTGGGGGCGCTGGCCCGTGGCGAAGGCGACCTGGTGGCGCCCGGTGAGCTGCTGGATGTGACGGCTGCCCACAAGATCAGCAGCAGCGAGCCGATTGCCAGCGATGTGCCGCTATGGCTGGTCGGCCTCAAGGGTGAGCGGCGGTTTACCCGGTTGGAGCAACTGTCCGGGCGCACATTGGCCCTGACCACGGGCAGTGCTGCGGGGGAAGCGGTCAACCAGATCAACCAGAAGCTGGCGTTGCGCAAGCTGCCGCCGGTCAAGGTGGAGTGGGTGGACCCCAGCCTGGCAGTGGAAGATGTGCTGGAGATGGTCCAGGCCGGGATCTTCCACCTGACCATTGTCGAGCGGCCGATTGCCGAGCGCTGGTCGAAGATCCTGCCCAAGTTGCGTTTTGACAAACAAGTGGCGATCAGCGAACCGGGGGAAGAGTACTGGTTCGTGCGCCAGGATGCCTCGATGCTGCGGGCCAGCATCGACCGCTTCCTGAAAACCTACAAAACCCCGTCAGACCAGGACGTAGCTTTCCAGCGTATCTACCGTCGGCTCTATCAGGTGCGTTACCCCCTGGCCAGGGCTGATCGCCAGCGCCTGGAAAAACTGCGTCCGGTGTTGCAGAAGCATGCCCGGGAGCAAGGCATGGACTGGTTGAACCTGGCGGCCCTGGCCTTCAAGGAATCGTCCCTCAACCCTGCTGCGAAAAGTGGCAGCGGGCCGACGGGCCTGATGCAAATCACCCCATCCGCTGCCCAGCGGGTAGGCGTCAACAATATCCAGACCCTGGACAGCAATGTGCAGGCGGGGGCGCGCTACCTGGCCTTGATTCGCCGCAAGTTCTTCGCCAGCCCCAAGCTTAACGAGCGTGAGCGCATGGCATTCGTCCTGGCCGCATACAACATGGGCCCGGAGCGGGTGCAGGGCATGCGTGCCGAGGCGCGACGCCGGGGCTTGAACCCCAATCAGTGGTTTTTCCAGGTGGAGCGCATTGCCATGGAGCAGGTCGGAATGGGCGGCGTCAGCTATGTTAATAGCGTGAACAAGTACTACTTGGCCTTTGATCGGGAGCGGGATTCTCTGGAACCGGTGACGGCCAAAGTCGTCTCACGAAAATAA
- a CDS encoding TatD family hydrolase, protein MQLIDIGVNLTNPSFDDKHQAVLERAYAAGVGQLIVTGTSVQGSEQALELCQRWDESARRLFSTAGIHPHSASDWNVDSARQLHDLLRQDRVRAVGECGLDFNRDFSPRPQQEKVLEAHLALAVELQLPVFLHERDANQRLLEILRDYRDQLPAAVVHCFTGEQRALFSYLDLDLHIGITGWICDERRGTHLHPLVREIPRGRLMLESDAPYLLPRTLRPKPKNGRNEPAYLPEVLREVALHREESLQDLAQHSTACARAFFGLPALD, encoded by the coding sequence ATGCAACTCATTGATATTGGCGTCAACCTGACCAACCCCAGTTTCGACGACAAACACCAGGCCGTGCTCGAGCGCGCCTATGCCGCCGGCGTGGGCCAACTGATCGTCACCGGCACCAGTGTGCAAGGCAGCGAACAGGCCCTGGAACTGTGCCAACGCTGGGATGAAAGCGCCCGACGATTGTTCTCCACTGCGGGCATTCATCCCCACAGCGCCAGCGATTGGAACGTCGACAGCGCCCGGCAACTGCATGACCTGCTCCGCCAGGACCGGGTACGCGCGGTGGGTGAATGCGGGCTGGACTTCAACCGTGACTTCTCACCAAGGCCCCAGCAGGAAAAGGTCCTTGAAGCCCACCTGGCATTGGCCGTTGAATTGCAGTTGCCGGTATTTCTCCATGAACGGGATGCCAACCAGCGGCTGCTGGAAATCTTGCGCGACTACCGTGATCAACTGCCCGCCGCCGTGGTGCACTGCTTCACCGGCGAACAACGCGCGCTGTTCAGTTACCTCGACCTGGACCTGCATATCGGTATCACCGGCTGGATCTGTGACGAACGCCGTGGGACGCACCTACACCCGCTTGTCAGGGAAATCCCCCGGGGCCGCCTGATGCTGGAAAGCGACGCGCCCTACCTGCTGCCGCGCACCCTGCGCCCCAAACCCAAGAACGGGCGCAATGAGCCGGCCTACCTGCCGGAAGTCCTGCGCGAAGTGGCCCTGCACCGCGAAGAAAGCCTGCAAGACCTGGCCCAGCACAGCACCGCATGCGCCCGCGCGTTTTTCGGTCTGCCTGCGTTGGATTGA
- a CDS encoding DoxX family protein, with product MSPMIKNVLSTRAGYGLTVLRIFVGIIFAAHGSQKLFGWFGGGGLAGTAQWMESIGLAPGTLMALLSGGTEFFAGLALIIGLLARPAALGLTIVSLVAIFSVHISNGLFMANNGYEFALALLGGSVAVLFEGAGKLSADRAIAD from the coding sequence ATGAGCCCAATGATCAAAAACGTTCTGTCCACCCGCGCCGGCTATGGCCTGACTGTTCTGCGAATTTTCGTCGGTATCATTTTTGCCGCCCACGGCTCGCAAAAGCTTTTCGGCTGGTTCGGCGGTGGTGGCCTGGCGGGGACGGCTCAATGGATGGAGAGCATCGGCCTGGCCCCGGGTACCCTGATGGCACTGTTGTCGGGCGGCACTGAGTTCTTCGCCGGCCTGGCGCTGATCATCGGTTTGCTGGCACGCCCTGCAGCGTTGGGGTTGACCATTGTCTCGCTGGTGGCGATTTTCTCGGTGCATATCAGCAACGGCTTGTTCATGGCCAACAACGGCTATGAGTTTGCCCTGGCACTGCTGGGTGGCTCAGTGGCGGTGCTGTTCGAAGGTGCCGGCAAACTGTCCGCAGACCGTGCCATCGCCGATTGA
- a CDS encoding Gldg family protein has translation MNLGVTLIVIALLFLAFNLVWVLKVPNYRLDLSDDKIHTLSPSTEALLATLEVPMDLYFFNSSQPRKSEALNRHGEYIAMLLKAYESAAKGNITLHLIDPRPFSEDEYKAEVLGLDSRHGLFGLIGTRANQEPQKIQRFDPTRARFLEYEISRLIHNVARQEQPTIGLISGLPMEGSRDDRNQEIAPPWQLLKEIRSQFNLMSLGSDIPSIPEHVKTLMVVQPALLPERTFFAIDQFVLGGGKLMMFIDPLNEPNSAAGTSNQKNLLAAWGLQMPANKVLTDSLFATPVVLTNNQLPVRHPGALTLTKAAMAQNDISSWNIDSVTLLNPGTLIPLKNSRTSFIPLLRSSAQASTFDGQRFAQPATFDAMLQEATTHGSSQVIAARLEGSAYSAFPDGINGQKAPLQKATNIHVVVVADTDLLSDRVWLATRNADRQKMPRSDNARFVLNTLDNLAAPPPLSAISPSTHERQPSGLLDTLRKDAAQAYAKKAVLLEQRLEQAEKEWQLLNTLSSLPSEASASNKILQALNKERLRLRMELHTLKKEAYRNVRKIERSVSLLTIVSMPLLVSLLGLWIFIGRRRHQHPPAAAFY, from the coding sequence ATGAACCTTGGCGTGACGTTGATCGTCATCGCCCTGCTTTTTCTCGCCTTCAACCTGGTATGGGTCCTGAAAGTGCCCAACTACCGGCTGGACCTATCCGACGACAAGATCCATACCCTGTCACCCTCGACCGAGGCCCTGCTCGCGACACTTGAGGTGCCCATGGACCTGTATTTTTTCAACTCGAGTCAGCCCCGCAAGAGCGAAGCCTTGAACCGTCATGGCGAGTACATCGCAATGCTGCTCAAGGCCTATGAAAGCGCGGCCAAGGGCAACATTACCCTGCACCTGATTGACCCCCGGCCCTTTTCCGAGGATGAGTACAAGGCCGAGGTATTGGGGCTGGATAGCAGACACGGGCTGTTTGGGCTGATAGGCACACGTGCCAACCAGGAGCCTCAGAAGATCCAACGCTTCGACCCCACACGCGCACGGTTTCTGGAGTATGAGATCAGCCGCCTGATCCATAACGTCGCCCGCCAGGAGCAGCCCACCATCGGACTGATCTCCGGATTACCCATGGAGGGCAGCCGGGATGATCGCAATCAGGAAATCGCACCGCCGTGGCAGTTGCTCAAGGAAATCCGCAGCCAGTTCAACCTGATGAGCCTGGGCAGCGATATCCCGAGCATCCCCGAGCACGTCAAAACCTTGATGGTCGTGCAACCCGCCCTACTGCCAGAGCGAACCTTTTTTGCCATTGATCAGTTTGTCCTCGGAGGGGGCAAGCTGATGATGTTTATCGACCCCTTGAACGAACCGAACTCAGCCGCAGGCACCTCCAACCAGAAAAACCTCCTGGCGGCCTGGGGCCTGCAAATGCCGGCCAATAAAGTCCTGACAGACAGCCTTTTTGCAACCCCTGTGGTCTTGACCAACAACCAACTGCCCGTACGCCATCCCGGGGCCCTTACCCTGACCAAAGCAGCAATGGCGCAGAACGATATCAGCAGTTGGAACATCGACAGCGTGACGCTGCTGAATCCGGGCACACTTATCCCCCTGAAAAACAGCCGTACGAGCTTTATCCCTCTGCTGCGGAGCTCTGCGCAAGCCAGCACCTTTGATGGGCAACGTTTTGCGCAACCGGCCACCTTTGACGCCATGCTTCAGGAAGCCACTACGCACGGTAGCTCCCAGGTGATCGCAGCCCGCCTGGAAGGGTCTGCGTATTCTGCGTTCCCCGACGGCATCAACGGCCAGAAAGCCCCCCTTCAAAAGGCCACCAACATTCATGTGGTAGTGGTTGCTGACACTGACCTGCTCAGTGATCGCGTGTGGCTGGCCACACGCAATGCCGACAGGCAAAAAATGCCACGCTCGGACAATGCCAGGTTTGTCTTGAATACCCTGGATAACCTGGCGGCACCGCCCCCCCTGAGTGCCATCAGCCCGAGTACCCACGAACGGCAACCGTCAGGGTTGCTGGATACGTTGCGCAAAGATGCCGCGCAAGCCTATGCAAAAAAAGCGGTTTTATTGGAACAACGCCTGGAGCAGGCAGAAAAGGAATGGCAGTTGCTCAACACGCTATCATCGTTGCCGAGCGAAGCCAGTGCCTCGAATAAAATCTTACAAGCACTCAACAAGGAACGCCTGCGTTTACGCATGGAGTTGCACACCCTGAAAAAAGAGGCCTACCGGAACGTACGCAAGATAGAACGCAGCGTGAGCCTGCTCACGATTGTCAGCATGCCATTACTCGTGAGCCTGCTGGGTCTGTGGATATTTATTGGCCGACGACGGCACCAACATCCGCCGGCGGCGGCATTCTATTGA